The window CGCACCGCCGCGCAGCGCCTGGCGGCCGACGGCTTCCACCATTGGGTGGACTTCGCGTCGGGGCTGCCCACCGGGGACCACGTCCACGCCGTGCTGCCAGACGCCCGCGTGCTCTACAGCGACGTCAATCCGCTCACCATCACCACGGCCCACCATCTGCTGGGGGACACGCCTCGCGTCCGCTACATGGAATGCGACATCCGCCAGGCGGGCGCCTTCCTGCGGCGGCCGGACGTCAATGCCTTCCTGGGGGGAGAGCGCCGCGTCGCTTTCGGCGCCAATGGCATCACCGTGTTCCTGTCCGCAGAGGAGAACCGCCAGTTCTTCCGTGACCTGTACGACTGGGCAGCCCCGGGCTCGAAGCTGTTCACCACCTTCGAGACGAAGTCACCGGACCTCAGCACCCCGAAGTGGGAGCAGTTCGTCGGCATGTTCCGGCAGATGGGCGAGTCCTTCCAGCTCTACTCCCTGCCCGAGTACCTGGACCTGTGTGGCCCCTGGGCCCGGGATGCCACCGGCGTGCTGCCCGTGCGCGAGTTCCTCGGGCTGCCCCCGGAGCACATCACCGACGAGGACCGTGAGGGCGTGGGCATCGAGTTCTACGCCGTCGTCCTGGAGAAGCGCTGACCGTCCCCCTTGGTGGAGCGAGCGTGCGGGCAGGCGCTCGCGCCCATCCCCGTCAGGGCAGCGCCACGGCACGCCTCCCTGCCGTCTGCCTCCCCAGCGGTGCGTGACTACCGTCTTTGCAGGCAACACGCGCACACGGAGAGGAGACGGAGCATGTTTCAATCGAGAAGGCGTCGGGTTCTTGCGGGCGTGATGATGGGAGCGGCCCTGTCGGTGGCGAGCGTTGGGTGCAGCTCGACGCGCTCGGCGAAGGTGGACGAGTCATGGCTGGCCCGGGTACCCGAGAGCCAGTTGGGCGACGTCCGCGAGGCCCAGACGCAGCGGCGCACGGCCCAGGACGCGGTGACCCGCTCCGACGTGGCCCTCAATGATGCGCGCCGGGAGCTGGAGGTGGCCAGGCGCAACGAGGACGCGGCCAAGTCCCGCCGGAAAGCGCATGACGAAGCGCTGAAGGCCGCCAACGCGACCGGGCAGAGCAGCAACATCACCCAGGCGCAGGCCGAGCTGAAAAGCGCGGACTCCAGCATGAGCGCGGCCCAGGCCCAGGTGAGGTACCGCGAGCACACCATCAAGACGATGGAGGCCCTGAAGGACCTGCGGGAGAGCGAGCTGGCGGAGGCCGACGCGAAGCTCAGCCAGGCCGAGTACGAGGCCCTGAAGACGAACCAGGACGTGCGCGCCCAGAATCTGTCCGAGGCCGACTTCGCCTCCGCCACGGCGGACGCCCAGCGCAAGGTGGAGGAGTCCCAGCGCAAGCTCCAGTCGCAGCAGCAGCAGGAGCGGCAGGCTCGCGCCACCTGGGAGCGGATGCGCAACCAGGTGCAGGGCTACGGCGGCAGCGGCACCGAGCACAAGCAGCGCAATCCGTAAGTCACCGCGACCACCGGCCCGGCTGAGCCAGAACAGGCACGGCCGGGTCCGTGGCTCACTTCGGCGGACGGAAGACGTACTGGAACACGGGCGTGTCGGGCCCCGGCGGGTACTGCGCGTCCATGAACGCGAAGTGGGCGTGGCCGGTGATGACCGCTTCGTTGAGGCTGTCATAGAGCACCGTCACGCCGGTGGCCCGGCCGGACGCGTCTACCTGGACTTGAACCTTGAGGTTGCCTTTGATGCCCGGCGTCTGCTGGAGCCGGTTCATGTAGAGCGCGACCAGGCCCAATGACACCCGGTTGTATATCTGGTCCTGGGTCCCCCGAGCGGGCTGGGACGGCAACCGGAAGTGGCGCACCAGCGCGGCGGCTTCGCTCTCGGCCTCGGCGACCCGGCGCTCGGGCGCAGCCAGCGCCGCGCGGTAGGCGGCCAGCGCATCCTGGTGACGCTCCTGCTTCAACACCAATCGGGCCCGCAGCACGTGGATGTCGGCGCGGGCGGGCGCTCGCTCGGAAGCCTTCACCAGGTGGGTTTCGGCCGCCTTGGAATCTCCGCGCGCTTCGGCCAGCTCGGCCAGGCGAAGCAACGGCTCCGGGTCTTCTGGCGCGGCGGCGACGAGCCGGACCAGGGCCTTGTCCTCCACGTCGGCGCGGCCCAGCTCCCGATACAACCGCACCAGCAACCCCAGGGCCGCAGGCTCCATGCCGCCCAGCTCCGCGTAGCGCTCCAGCGACCCGGCGGCCTTCTCCTTCTCCGAGGCGGCCAGCCACAGGTCGGCCTGGAGCCGGTGCGCATCTTTGTCCCGGGGCTTGAGGGCCACCAGCTTCTCGCCCGCGGTCGCCGCCGCACGCACGTCGTTGGCTGCGCGGGCCAACTGCGCCAGCTTCCGCAGCGCCTCGGGCTGCTCGGGCCACGCCTCCACGGTCCGCGTCAGCTCCGCGCGCGCGTCCGCTTCCCGCTCGGGAATCCCCGCCAGCAACATGGCCAGGGACGTCCGAATCTGCGGCGCATCCAACTGAGCGAGCGCCTCACGCAGCCGGACTTCCGCCTCCGCGGGCTTGCCCTCCGCTTGGAGCAACACGCCCTGCGCCCACAGCGCTGGTGCGAAGCCAGGGACCTGCTTCAGGGCGGCGGCGATGGGCGGTCGCGCCTCCGCCAGCAGCCCCCACCGCACGTAGATGAGCCCCATGCCCACGAAGGGCCACGGATTCTCCGGGTCCAGGGTGGAGAGCGCCTTCAGCTCGTTCCAGCACGCGTCCGAGGGAAAGGTGAGCCACGCCCGGTACATCCGCGGCATCAAATCCCCGGGCCGGACCCGTGACTGCTCTTCCAGCTCGCTGTCCATCGCGCTGGCACGGCCGCGTGCCCGGGCCGTCTCCAACTGCCGCAGCGTCGCCATGACCTCTTCGGGAGGAGGCAAGCCCGGGCGCACCACCGCCCCCCGTGCCGGCGCGGCAAGCGCGAGCAACATGACGCACAGCGGAAGCGCGAACGAACGGGAGGCCATGAGGCGCGCGGACGATAGCAGACGCCCGTCCAGCGGAGGCTGCCTGCTCCCTTGGCAGCACGAACTCATTGATTTCAGGGAAGCCCCGCTCCGGAAGGACGAACCTTCCGGAGCGGCGCCTCGACCTTCACCTCAGGACGACGGGCTCAGCCAATCTCCAGCCGGCACGTTGAGCTGCAACCATCGCGGCTGACGGTGTTGCCGTCGTCGCACTCCTCGCCCTCGTTCTCCTGGGTTTCGCCGTCGCCGCATCGGGGGCCCCAGAGGCAGCCACGGCCGCACTCACCATAGCCACCCGCGTTGACGCCGTCGTCGCACTCCTCGCCGGCATCCGCGTCCACCACGCCGTCGCCGCAGGTGGCGGTGCACTCGGTGCGGGCGGTGAGGAAGTTGTTGAGCGTGAGGCGGTACGACGAGCCCTCGGTGTGGCGCTCGGCCTGGAACACCACCACCTCGTAGATGCCGCCCCGCCGCAGCCCCAGCGTGCTCGCCTGGCCCGACATGAAGATGGTGCCATCCGCCGGGCCGTGCACGCCGCCCAGGTCCAGCGCCAGCCGGCCGTTGACGAAGACCCACACGTCGTCGTCACCGCGGAACGTCAGCTCCTCGGAGCCCTTGTACTCGAACCAGTAGCGGGCCTCGCTGGTGAAGTGGAAGTTGCGCTGCTGCCTCGCCAAGTCCCTGCGCAGCGGCTCGTGGCCCTCGGCCACCCAACTGCCGCTGACATCGTCGAGCGGGAAGAACGCATCGTTATCGAACACGTACGAGCCATCGGACTGCCGCCCCAGCACGAAGGAGCCGACGATGGTCTTGTTGACGTTCTCGACCGCCTTGTACCACTGGTCGAAATTGGCCCGGTTGCTGGTGTTGTTCGACGCCTGTCCTTCCTTCGCGTAGACGGGGCGGCCATTGGCATCGAGCCGGTTCTCGACGATGCCATCCTCACGGCCCGCGTTCCGGTTCTGGAAGTCCTCGTGGCCGCGGGGCAGGTCATTCGCCGGATCGGCGGGCAGGTCCCAACCGCGGAAGTCACGGTAGACGACGGGGATGGACACCTGCGCCGGCGGCTCCTGCTCGATGAGCACGCACGCGAAGCCATCCTCCAACTTGCAGTCCGGCGAGCAGCCGTCATTGGCGCGCGTGTTGCCGTCGTCGCACTCCTCAACGGCGCTGTTGGGGAGGATGAGCCCGTCGCCGCACGTCTCCTCGCAGTTTCCATCCGAGCAGCGGGGCTCCTTGGTGCACAGCGGCGAGCAGCCGTCACCCATCACGGTGTTGCCGTCGTCGCACTGCTCGGTGCCCTCGGTGATGCCGTCACCACAGGTGGTGCGGCTGCACGGCTGACCCGGCGGGCACTTCCAGCCTTCCTCGAGCCGGCAGACGTCGCTGCAGCCGTCGCCCGGAGTGGTGTTGCCATCCTCGCACTCCTCATCACCGGCGATGATGTTGTCACCGCACTCCTTGGCGCGGCAGCGGCCACCCTGGGCCGGGCACGCCCAGCCACGTTCGACCCGGCAGCTCCCGTTGCAACCATCACCGCTGACCAGGTTCCGGTCGTCGCACTCCTCGCCGTCCTCGACGCGGCCGTTTCCGCAGTTCACCAGGTGGACGCACGGCGCTCCTGGCACCTCGCAGATGAACCCGCCCTCCACCGTGGTGCACGTCGCGTTACAGCCGTCACCGTCCACCCTGTTGCCGTCGTCACAGGCCTCGCCGGACTGGCGCTGGCCGTCACCACAGTCGTCGCCAGCATCCGGCGTCGACCCGTCCGGGGTGTTCGGGCCGGTGCCGGCATCGGGCTTCGTCGAGCCTCCCCCGCCGTTACAGGCCACCAATGTGAAGAGAAGAGATGCGAGCAACGCGCTCGCCAGCCGAGACCTGCGATGGGGGTTCACCATGGGAGCAAATGCTGAAAGTGCTTCGCACCGCTGTCAACGCGTCACGGCAGGTCAACGGATGCGCGGTGCAGACGGCGCACAGATGTGCAGGCAGAACGGACTTTCCATGAGCTCCCCGTCTGCTGCGCACATCTACATTCATGACAACAACGCCTGAAACATCACTTTCGTAGAAAGTCGGAAGCGGCGTGAAGCACGGGGCGCACACGTCCCGTGCGGGCCATTCCCCCCGTTCCCACCGGCGTCACTGGGCCACGTTGCGGACGTATTGGGCATAGAAGCGCACCGCGTCCGCGTAGCCCTTCACCGACACGCGCTCGTCCTTGCCGTGGAGGCGTGACAGGTCGGCGCCGTCCAGGCGCAGCGGCATGAAGCGGTAGACGTTCTCACTCAGCCCGGTGAAGTAGCGCGAATCCGTCGCGCCCAGCATGAGGTACGGGGCCACGACGACGTCGGGGAACACCTGGCGCACGCTGCGCTGGAGCTGCGACCACGCCTCGGAGTCCATGCGCGACACGGGCGACGGTTCACTGATGAAGCCCAGCGTGCGCACCTTCACCCGCGGGTCATCCACCACGCGCCGCACGTGCTCCAGCACGCCCGCCACGGAGTCTCCGGGGAGGATGCGGAAGTTCACCACCGCGCGGGCGCGGGCGGGCAGCACGTTGTCGCGCTCGCTGCCCTCGAACATGGTGGCCGCGGTGGTGGTGCGCACCGCCGCGTTGGTGGTGGCCTTCGCGGTGAGCTGGCGCAGCACCAGCGGCTCGAACAGCCACAGGTTGGCGAAGAGCGTGCGCATCCCGAAGCCCATCTCCGGCCCCGCGAACTCGAACAGGGCCCGGCTGCCACCGCGCAGCTTCGCGGGCATGGGCGCATCCTCCAGCCGGGAGATGGCGCGGCTCAGCACGCCCACGGCCGTCTGGGGCGGCGGCATGGACGAATGGCCGCCTTCGCCATCCGCCACCAACTCCGCGCTGGCGAAGCCCTTCTCCGACACGCCGACCAGGGCCACCGGTGAGGCCACGCCGGGCACGGTGCCGGACACAATCATCCCGCCCTCGTCCAGCACGGATTCCAGCGTCACGCCCCGCTCGCGGAGCAGCTTCGCCATCGCCTCCGCGCCCTCGCGCCCACCCACCTCTTCATCCCCACCGAAGGCGAGCAGCACCGTGCGCTTGGGCTGGAAGCCCGCCGCGAGCAGCGCCTCCACCGACTCCAGGATGCCGAACACGCTCCCCTTGTCGTCCAGCGCGCCCCGGCCCCAGACATAGCCGTCCGCCACCAGCCCGCTATAGGGCGGGTGAGTCCAGGACGCCTCCGTGCCGGGCTCCACGGGCACCACGTCCAGGTGCCCCAGCAGCAGCGCCGGGCGCAGCGACGCGTCCGTCCCCGTCCAGGTGTACAGCACCGAGTGCGCCCCCACGGGCTCGCGCTTCAGCGCCTGATGAAGCCGGGGGTATTGCTCCCGCATGTAGTCGTGGAGCGCGGTGAAGGCGGCGTCCTCCGCAGCCTGCCCCTCCGCCGCCGCCAGCGTCTTGAGCCGCAGCGCACCGCCCAGCCGGGCCGCGGCGGCATCCGCGTCCACGGTGAACTCCGCGGGCGCCTCCGGCTGGACCTGCCGAGAGGTGAAGCGAAAAGCCTTCGTGAGGAGAACCCCCGCGAGGGCAACGACGACAAACAACAACGACAAGAGGATGCGTTTCATCGGCAAGACTCGCGGTGGGGACGCCTCACGCTAGCAAAGGCGGCCCGCCACCCCACTGCGTCTCCAGGGCAGAGCCTCCACGGCAGGCCTCGCTTCCACGAACCACGGCTTTACAGAATTGCAACCATTTTCCATGTTCGCCGCGAAACGCAAGGCGTGTAGATGACGCGGCTCGTCGCAGGGGGTGCGCAGTGAAGAAGCCGTCCACGGTGTGGAGACAGCTCTGGCTTGGCCTGGTGTTGGGGACACTCGCTGGCTGCACCGCTGGAGGCGCGGAGGACCCGGGTCTTCCGGGCGCCCCGGGCGCGGCCACGGCCCAGGCAGCCGATGCCGAGGCCTTGGTGACGTGGCTGCCGCCCACGAGCGACGGCGGCCACCCGGTCATGTACTACATCGTGCGATGTGAGCCCGCCTGCGGCGGCGCCATCGTCACGTCGGACGAGTTCCAGGCCACCGTGCGCGGCCTCCACAACGGCTTCGCGTACACCTTCAAGGTCGCGGCGGTGAACATCAACGGGGAAGGTCCCGCCTCCGTGCAGTCGGAGCTGGTGACGCCGCAGCCCGGCCTCTCCATCCCCAACCCCACCGTCCCGGGCCAACCCCGTGGCGTCCGGGCCACGCCGGGCAACGGCCACGCCTTCGTGAGCTGGCTGGCTCCAGCCAGCTACGGTGGCCGGCCGCTGCGCCAATACCGGCTGACGGCGGAGCCAGGGGGCGTCTCCGTGATGGTGGACGCGCCGGCCGCGAGCGCCGTCATCCCCGGACTGGTCAACGGCGTGCCGTACCGCATCACCGTGGCGGCCACCAACGAGAAGGGGGAAGGCCCCGTCGCGGTCGCCAACACCATCCAGCCCCGCGCCGGGGGCGAGCCCACCGAATGGGTGACGGGCTACTTCGTGGGCTACCAACTGTGGATGCAGCCGGTGGACGCGGTGGACCTGGCGGGCATCACCCACCTCGTCGTGGGCCGCGTCAAGCCGAACCCCAACGGCACCCTCAACGCGAACTTCGACGCCAACATCGACGACAGCCACGGCCGCGCCATGGCCAAGGCCCTGGCGACGCGCGCGCACCAGCAAGGGCGCAAGGCGCTGCTGATGCTCGGCGGCTTCGGCGAGCATGAGCACTTCGTGCACGCGGCGTCCGAGGCCCAGCGCGCGCACTTCATCCGCAACATCATCCAGCTCATGGACGAGCTGGGCTACGACGGCATCGACGTCGACTGGGAGCCCATCATCCTGGCCGCGGACATCCCGGAAGGCGCGCCCATGGAGCCCGATGACGGAGAGCCCCTGCTCGCGCTGCTGGAGGGCCTGCGCGCCGCGCGGCCGGACATCATCCTCACAGTGCCGGTGGACTGGCTGAACTCCAACTTCAAGATGAGCCGCTATCGCGCCGACTTCATGAAGCAACTGGCGTCGCGCGTGGACCAGCTCAACATCATGTCCTACAAGATGAGCGGTCACTGGGGCGGCTGGGAGAGCTGGCACTCCAGTCCGCTCTACGGCCACTCGCAGTTCCACCCCACCTCCGTCTCGCACTCCGTGGAGGGCTACCTGGACGCGGGCGTGCCCGCGGGACGGCTGGGCATGGGCATTGGCTTCTTCGGGACGTGCTGGGGCGGCGTGACGGAGCCGAACACTCCCCTGGATGGTCGTGAGGGTGTCTTCGAGGGCCAGAGCGACAACTTCATGAGCTACACCAACATCATGACGCACTACTACCGTGCGGACGCCAGCCGCTGGGACGACGAGGCGAAGGTTCCCTACCTATCCTTCCCCACCGGCCACGGCCCGGGGCTCTGCAACTACGTCTCCTACGAGGACCCGCGCTCCATCTCCGTCAAGGGCCAGTACGCGCGCGAGAAGAACCTGGGCGGCGCCATCATCTGGACCATCAGCCAGGGGCACTTCCTCCAGCCGACGAACGGCCACAGGGACCCGCTGCTGGACGCGGTGAAACACGCCTTCCTGGACCCGTGAGCGCGGGAAGCACTGGCGGCGGAGCGCCCGCTCCCGCACCATGGCGGCCATGGAGACTTCGAAGTCCGTAGCCACCGCGCTCACCATCGCCGGCTCCGACAGCGGCGGCGGCGCCGGCATCCAGGCCGACCTGAGCACCTTCGCCTTCCACCGCGTTCACGGCACCAGCGCCCTGACGGCCATCACCGCACAGAACACACAGGGTGTCACTCGCGTGGACGTGATGGCCCCCGAAGCTGTCGCCGCGCAAATCGACGCCGTGGCCTCCGACATCGGCGCGGGCGCGGTGAAGACGGGCATGCTCGTCAACCCGGCCATCATCACCACGGTGGCCCAACGCTTGCGCGCGCTGGGCCTGGGTCCGCTGGTGGTGGACCCCGTCATGGTGTCCCGCGCCGGCGCGCGCCTCATCGACGACGCGGCGGTCGGCGCGCTCAAGGAGCTGCTGCTGCCCCTGGCCACGGTGGCCACGCCCAACCGGCACGAGGCGGAGCTGCTCGCCGGCATGAAGTTGGAGACGCTGGAGGACATGCGGGAGGCCGCGCGCCGCATCCACCGGCTCGGCCCCAAGGCGGTGCTGGTGAAGGGCGGCGGCATGACGGGTGCGCTGCGCGGCACCGACGTCTGGTTCGACGGCGAGCGCCTGGAGACGCTGCACCTGCGCGCGGTGGACACGCGCAACACCCACGGCACGGGTTGCACGCTGTCGGCGGCCATCGCCGCGCACCTGGCGCTGGGACAGCCGCCGCTGGAGGCCACGCGGCGCGCGAAGGACTACGTCACCGCCGCGCTGGAGCACCCCCTGCCCCTGGGCAAGGGCCCGGGCCCCTTCAGCCACTTCTTCCCGCTGGAGGGGTAGCCCGGGCCCGCCACCGGGCGACTACTTCGCGGCCTTCTTCGGCGCGGCCTGCGCGGCAGGCACGGGGAAGCCGCGCTTGCGCATCAGGGCCTGGATGCCCGCCTCACGGCCCCGGAAGGCGCGGTACGCGTCGGCCGGGTCCAGCGTGTTGCCCACGGAGAAGACGTGCTTGCGCAGGAGCGCGGCCACGTCCTTGTCGTAGGCGCCCTTGCCTTCGGTGAAGCGCTCGTAGGCGTCCGCCGTCAGCGTGTCCGACCACAGGTAGCTGTAGTAGCCCGCCGAGTATCCGTCACCCGCGAAGACGTGGCCGAACTGCGGCGTGCGGTGCCGCATGACGATTTCCTTCGGCATGCCCAGCGCGTTGAGCGTGTCGCGCTCGAAGGCGTCCGCGTCAATGGGCGTAGCCCCCGCCAGGTGCAGCTTCATGTCCACCAGCGCGCTGGACAGGTACTCCACCGTCCCGAAGCCCTGGTTGAAGGTGGCGGCCTTCTCGATGCGGTCCACCAGCGCCTGGGGAATGGGCTTCCCCGTCTGGTAGTGCAGCGCGTAGGTGTTCAGCACCTCGGGCGTGGACAGCCAGTGCTCCAGCAATTGCGAGGGGAACTCCAC is drawn from Myxococcus xanthus and contains these coding sequences:
- a CDS encoding SAM-dependent methyltransferase, translated to MDTEALARIPGVNPNVPNAARIYDYTLGGTHHFEADRQAAEYLFSLVPSTRKWVPMLRACLRTAAQRLAADGFHHWVDFASGLPTGDHVHAVLPDARVLYSDVNPLTITTAHHLLGDTPRVRYMECDIRQAGAFLRRPDVNAFLGGERRVAFGANGITVFLSAEENRQFFRDLYDWAAPGSKLFTTFETKSPDLSTPKWEQFVGMFRQMGESFQLYSLPEYLDLCGPWARDATGVLPVREFLGLPPEHITDEDREGVGIEFYAVVLEKR
- a CDS encoding tetratricopeptide repeat protein, with product MASRSFALPLCVMLLALAAPARGAVVRPGLPPPEEVMATLRQLETARARGRASAMDSELEEQSRVRPGDLMPRMYRAWLTFPSDACWNELKALSTLDPENPWPFVGMGLIYVRWGLLAEARPPIAAALKQVPGFAPALWAQGVLLQAEGKPAEAEVRLREALAQLDAPQIRTSLAMLLAGIPEREADARAELTRTVEAWPEQPEALRKLAQLARAANDVRAAATAGEKLVALKPRDKDAHRLQADLWLAASEKEKAAGSLERYAELGGMEPAALGLLVRLYRELGRADVEDKALVRLVAAAPEDPEPLLRLAELAEARGDSKAAETHLVKASERAPARADIHVLRARLVLKQERHQDALAAYRAALAAPERRVAEAESEAAALVRHFRLPSQPARGTQDQIYNRVSLGLVALYMNRLQQTPGIKGNLKVQVQVDASGRATGVTVLYDSLNEAVITGHAHFAFMDAQYPPGPDTPVFQYVFRPPK
- a CDS encoding DUF4215 domain-containing protein produces the protein MVNPHRRSRLASALLASLLFTLVACNGGGGSTKPDAGTGPNTPDGSTPDAGDDCGDGQRQSGEACDDGNRVDGDGCNATCTTVEGGFICEVPGAPCVHLVNCGNGRVEDGEECDDRNLVSGDGCNGSCRVERGWACPAQGGRCRAKECGDNIIAGDEECEDGNTTPGDGCSDVCRLEEGWKCPPGQPCSRTTCGDGITEGTEQCDDGNTVMGDGCSPLCTKEPRCSDGNCEETCGDGLILPNSAVEECDDGNTRANDGCSPDCKLEDGFACVLIEQEPPAQVSIPVVYRDFRGWDLPADPANDLPRGHEDFQNRNAGREDGIVENRLDANGRPVYAKEGQASNNTSNRANFDQWYKAVENVNKTIVGSFVLGRQSDGSYVFDNDAFFPLDDVSGSWVAEGHEPLRRDLARQQRNFHFTSEARYWFEYKGSEELTFRGDDDVWVFVNGRLALDLGGVHGPADGTIFMSGQASTLGLRRGGIYEVVVFQAERHTEGSSYRLTLNNFLTARTECTATCGDGVVDADAGEECDDGVNAGGYGECGRGCLWGPRCGDGETQENEGEECDDGNTVSRDGCSSTCRLEIG
- a CDS encoding M20 family peptidase; amino-acid sequence: MKRILLSLLFVVVALAGVLLTKAFRFTSRQVQPEAPAEFTVDADAAAARLGGALRLKTLAAAEGQAAEDAAFTALHDYMREQYPRLHQALKREPVGAHSVLYTWTGTDASLRPALLLGHLDVVPVEPGTEASWTHPPYSGLVADGYVWGRGALDDKGSVFGILESVEALLAAGFQPKRTVLLAFGGDEEVGGREGAEAMAKLLRERGVTLESVLDEGGMIVSGTVPGVASPVALVGVSEKGFASAELVADGEGGHSSMPPPQTAVGVLSRAISRLEDAPMPAKLRGGSRALFEFAGPEMGFGMRTLFANLWLFEPLVLRQLTAKATTNAAVRTTTAATMFEGSERDNVLPARARAVVNFRILPGDSVAGVLEHVRRVVDDPRVKVRTLGFISEPSPVSRMDSEAWSQLQRSVRQVFPDVVVAPYLMLGATDSRYFTGLSENVYRFMPLRLDGADLSRLHGKDERVSVKGYADAVRFYAQYVRNVAQ
- a CDS encoding glycosyl hydrolase family 18 protein, whose amino-acid sequence is MKKPSTVWRQLWLGLVLGTLAGCTAGGAEDPGLPGAPGAATAQAADAEALVTWLPPTSDGGHPVMYYIVRCEPACGGAIVTSDEFQATVRGLHNGFAYTFKVAAVNINGEGPASVQSELVTPQPGLSIPNPTVPGQPRGVRATPGNGHAFVSWLAPASYGGRPLRQYRLTAEPGGVSVMVDAPAASAVIPGLVNGVPYRITVAATNEKGEGPVAVANTIQPRAGGEPTEWVTGYFVGYQLWMQPVDAVDLAGITHLVVGRVKPNPNGTLNANFDANIDDSHGRAMAKALATRAHQQGRKALLMLGGFGEHEHFVHAASEAQRAHFIRNIIQLMDELGYDGIDVDWEPIILAADIPEGAPMEPDDGEPLLALLEGLRAARPDIILTVPVDWLNSNFKMSRYRADFMKQLASRVDQLNIMSYKMSGHWGGWESWHSSPLYGHSQFHPTSVSHSVEGYLDAGVPAGRLGMGIGFFGTCWGGVTEPNTPLDGREGVFEGQSDNFMSYTNIMTHYYRADASRWDDEAKVPYLSFPTGHGPGLCNYVSYEDPRSISVKGQYAREKNLGGAIIWTISQGHFLQPTNGHRDPLLDAVKHAFLDP
- the thiD gene encoding bifunctional hydroxymethylpyrimidine kinase/phosphomethylpyrimidine kinase, which codes for MAAMETSKSVATALTIAGSDSGGGAGIQADLSTFAFHRVHGTSALTAITAQNTQGVTRVDVMAPEAVAAQIDAVASDIGAGAVKTGMLVNPAIITTVAQRLRALGLGPLVVDPVMVSRAGARLIDDAAVGALKELLLPLATVATPNRHEAELLAGMKLETLEDMREAARRIHRLGPKAVLVKGGGMTGALRGTDVWFDGERLETLHLRAVDTRNTHGTGCTLSAAIAAHLALGQPPLEATRRAKDYVTAALEHPLPLGKGPGPFSHFFPLEG